The DNA sequence AAACAAGACTGAAGGAAGATTGTCCAATATAGGAAAGATTCAACTTTTCCTCTGTATGTTTGTCCACTGGTATTCCTATGAGGCATTTGAGTTACAGGTAGCAACACCTCAGCAAATGACTCCACTCCCTCTCTCAGCACACATAACCTAATTGTTACGGAACCCCGAAGGGACTCCCGAATGTCCTTTCTTTCAAGGCAATACATATGACATGCTTTCAAATCTCCGCCTGCCTACTCTGCTTACCTAAAGGGCAAGGGGAGAAAATCCAGTACTGACATAGAATCTGTAGGTTGAATAAGGCAACCAAGATTAGAGATGTAAGTGAAGAAACCCACTTTATCTGGCTTTGGAGAGAACTAGTGACTTAAGGCAGGATGTTCATCTGTATCATGTTGACTGGGACAGTCCTGGTTGTTCCCAGTGCAGCTCCATTATCATCCATCTGGCAGTAGGGAGTCTCTGCTGCCCATGTGGTGCTGGCATACGCACTTCTGCTCAGGGCCCTAACGTGAATGCATAAAACACCCCTGCAGTGCCACAGCACTGCTATGAGCTCATGGAAGGCGTATGTGGGGATACAAGGCAAGAGTTCTCTGGCAGCAACACTTGGAGGGGCCGCCTGAACAAAAGTTTTCTTAGAGGCTCAGAATTCAAATTGCTAATAGGCTCTTGGGGCAAAATTGCAAAGGACAGACAGACTTGTTAGgtggcttctgttttctttgccaGCAATCCAGGTTAGTTCTGATTTCCTTCCTGGTCACTTAAAACACCTTGCTAAGTGTATTAATTGACTTTTAAAGTTGCAAAGGGCTTTTTTATTCCATTCAACCCCTGTTcaatttacaggtgaggaaacagaaataaggtacttaagtgacttgcctaaagtcatGCAGCTGGCGAGCGGTAGGAGCAGGCTTGCTGACACACTCATCTGGCATTCGTGAAGCTATCCCTACAAATCCTCTTGACTTCTGGCAGAAACTCCACCTCCACCAAATCTCTTTCTAAATACCTTCATAGCTGCGTGGCTGGATATGTACTTTGAAGCAGAAGATGCTTCATGAAGTATTTTTGGTTTATCTAAGAACTTTGGTCCAAATAGATATACAGAACTATTTACTGAGATAGCATTACTGAATTCGCCATAAGAAACATCTTCACTTCCATCCATTAGATCAGGATTTGGTGAGTCAAGTCACAGACTACTTAAATCTGGtctttttcttcttagaaaattttatatgactatttttacatttttggccATCTTCCTACTTATTTTATGTGGTGAATGTATATTTCATGAGGCAATAATTAACCTTCACCAACTTGGCAGTTTGCTTTGTTAGCCAATTATAAGGCTAACAAAATATAAAGGCCATGACTTTGGGAGAAGAAGTGCCTTGTGACTCTACTAAGAGGTTCAGTGACTGCTGATCTACACTTTAGGACTTATATGATCACCCCATTTTTACACTAGAGTTTAGGCTGTTTGGAGTTGGTTTTTACTATTTCAGCCATCAGAATGATGCTGCATTGAATTTCTTCCAAGTGGCTAATCTAGAATGAATACATTAGCAACCCAAATCAACCTATAAGGAATCAAGCTAAATGATCTTATACTCATGTCCTTTTTTTCTACACTTGGGATTTTCACGCAAAAATAAAGACTGACTTATTTGGTAATATTATGATTACAGAATTTGAGTTGCTTCTAAAAAATAATGCAGAGAGAAATACTGCAAATGAAGACTTTTTCAAATGTTATAATATGGCTATTTATAAATGACTATTTATATATGTCAGTTGCATACATAGTGACAGTTATAGTAAAACACTAGGAACCTAtacttaaagagaaaaaacaaacaaaatcctgtACATAAAACAAGCACACATATATAAGGATTTgaatctatgtatatatattttatacttttcaacACTTGTGTTTTATTATGTTAACATAACCATTTACAGTTATTCCAGAAATTTCAGTCATACACAGTGCTCTTGAATCCAAAGAGTGGTCTAGTGTGTTAGCATTTTCATCAAGTACAGTCCTAGAAAATGTCAAGTTGAACAGTAAGATATTGAGGCACATTGGTCACTAAATTCTGAATTCTTTAGTACAGTCAGAGGAAGTAGTTAATATATTGCATGTTGATTCTTTGGCTACTCTTGATTTTGCTTTGGGTAACATCTTCATGCTGGGAACATTCATTACCACTTAATAGCaagataacattaaaaaaaatccttcattGCCACATTTAATAGCATATTtaaagaggcagaggttgcaatgagctgagattgcaccactgcactccagcctgggtgacagagtgagacattgtctccaaaaaaaaagtgtttaaaatgaGACCAAACCCTCATGGAGACATTTATCTGTTCTATTAGAAATGCAATGGCATTCTCATagatcctctttcttttttatgatcaGTTGTCTAACCAGAGCTGCTATGTCAGGCCTGATGACTTCAATGGGctcctctggcctccagaacttcaCAACTTGACCCTCAGGGTTGACAAGATACTTCCAAAAATTCCACCTTGGTTCCTTCTTTGAAGAATCTAAAATATCCAGAACATATTTTCATGagcataattttattctttgtcaAGATTTTCACTTCTATTAGTATCTGCGTAAATGACAACTTTAGTATCAAGTTCTAGGATTGTCataatatcaaaaacaaaacacctaaaCAAAGTGAAACTCAAGGTTAGAGTAACCAGATTTCAATATACTTGATGACTTCACCTATGAGTCTACTCATCTAATAGGTGATCTTAGTATCACGAAATAAAGCAAAGTAGGCCAGgaatggtagcttatgcctgtaatctcagcactttgggaggctgaagcgggtggatcacctaaggtcaggagtttgagaccagcctgcccaacatggtgaaatcccgtctctactaaaaatacaaaaaattaactgggtgtgttggcatgcgcctgtaatcccagctactcgggaggctgagacagtaggatcatttgaacctgggaggcggaggctgcagtgagctgagatcacgccattgccctccagcctgggggacaagagcaaaactctgtgtcaaataaaagcaaaaaaaaaaaaaaaaaaaaaaaaattaatcaaagttgtaatcccaaattgctgggattacaggtgtgtgcccccacaccaggtgaatttttgtattttgagtggagacagggttttggcctcccaaagtgaataATCACCTTATTTTGAAaagcaataactttttttttggcagggtctcgctgtattgcccgggctggccttgaactcctgggcactcaagtgatcctcttgtcttggcttcccaaagtgctgggattacaggcatgagccaccatgcccagccatgataTCCTTTTGATAAACCTTAATTTATGTAAGAAATGTagatgttttttctatttataccACTCAAGatttatgttcattttattgactaatatgagaaaaaatataataattataactaaaatttatgaagtacttactatgtgcctagCAATGTATGCTGCATGCTTCAAATTGATCCTCTCATTTAATCTTACAGGGACCCTATGAGGTGGGCATTATTATCATTCCCGTTTTGCAGATGAGATAAATGGAGGCCTAGACACAAGGTCACGTGGCTAGTGAGTGGTCGAGCCAGGATTGCTATGCAGGCCTTTTTACTCCAGAGCTCATGCTCTTAACTTTTGGGCTCTATGATCCTATCTAAGTGGAATGAAACCTTAAATCACTGTTACCTTTTTGATTACACAGGCTAAGAGGGGTTTCAGAAGGTTTGTAGTGATAAAGAGAAATAACCTATGAGCTATTGCACCCACGTATCTGGCTGCTGTAACTGAAGAATGATTAGTTCAATGGCATGTGCTTGGGCTGTTTTTCCTCAGTGTACcctcaaaataaaaggaataaagacCTCGCTGTGGTTGCCATTTATGGCGTTAGGCATTATATCAACTTTCCctagaaattaaatttaatgtttttagaaGATTGTGACTTcacatttatgtgaaatattacAGATCATGATTTGGTTTGTTGGATTGGAAGCTTGATTGCCTGAGTGAGGTCATAGTTTTATCAAAACTCAACTTATCTACAGTGAAAATAGGATTGAAGATGTCATCAGAATAAGTTAGATGAGAGAATGTTAGCTAATGtccttgattgattgattgattgattgattgattgatttaagatggaggcttgctctgtcgcccaggctggagtgcagtgtggtgatttcagctcattgcaacctctgcctctgggttcaagcgaatctcctgccttagtctcctgaatagctgggattacaggtgcccaccaccacgcctggctaatttttgtattattagtagagacagggtttcaccacattggccagactagtctctaactcctgacctcaagtgatctgcctgccttagcctcccaaaaggctgtgattacaggcgtgagccaccatgtccagccttttttttttttttgactaatgtcatttagaacagtgtctggcacagagcaaGCGGTGTATAAGtactttatttttactattaacaCACTTAATTCCAAACAATCTTAAGAAGTTGGTACTATTGATAGCccatttaacaaatgagaaacaggcacagagaagttaagaagCCACATAGCAAAAACAAAAGAGCAGAGGTTTGAACCCAGGTAGCCTGAGGCCAAAGCCTATGCTGTCACTACGCCTTATGACCGTTGTGCTAAGTGACCTTGGCAAGTCTTTAAACAGATTTCTGTAGCTAGCTTAATTGGAGAGATAGCCTAACACTACTGCCCTCTAAAATAAATCAAGTTACATGTTTTTGGATTTTAGCAAAAATCTGGTAAGCTGACATATTCATCCTTGAGAATATTGTTTCAGATAAGAAAGGCAACATAAAATTAGCCACAAACATACATTAACTAATATTGCCCAGCACTATTCATGAGAGCTGTGTGGCTTTAATGATGGGAAGGGACATTTCCCCAGATGCTAGTTACACAAGATATTTTGTGAAAATAGCCATGGACACACTTTAAATAAATTCTTCAAGAAGATGGTCGTAAGGAATAAAATACATTGGAATAGAATTCTTTTACCATCTAAGAAGCTAAAACATTGGTTTCAGGGGACCATAACTCCTAGAAATTACAAAGGATGAGATTCTGGGTCTTTGATAGTTTTATGAAGCTTTCCTGATTCAAAGTTTCAAATGAGATAGGAAAGTATTGTCCTggtataattgtttaaaaatgaaaagcaatttaaaacattatactGGTGAGGCAAGGCAGATATTTACCAACAAGAAATCTAAATGCAGGTTCTCCTTCTGATCCTAGAATCTTAATCTTGTGGAAGATGGGGAATGTTACTCCGTAGTTTTTTCTTGCAAAAGATTCTACCTCCTTGCTCGGGCGGGGCTCCGATTCTCCAAACTGATTGCAGGGAAAAGCCAACACGCTGAAGTGGGATGGTCCAAACTCTTTGTGCAGTTCCTTCAGTGCTAAGTAATTTCTGTCTGTGAGTTGGCAGTCACTAGCCACGTTTACAACTAGTGAAACCTCccggaaaaagaaaaaaatccaaccgGAAAGTGaagcaaaagatttttaaaaattctgcaagTAGTTAAAATCCTAAACAATTTGGGGGGACTATAACCTCTgattgatgttttttttttcatatttttggacaCACAAAGTTCTGTTGAAAACTGTAACCTAGATGCCTGGGTTAAGGCCCTGAAATAGTACTGCCATTAAACAAGCATTAGGTACtcatgaaagtttatttttaaattaaagataaaaCTATGAGTCTTGATAAgtgctttttaaagttattagatTATAGAACCAATACTTTCATTAATAAATGTCATCATGTTCACATTACTAACTATAAGTCTTTTCCAAACAACTTTACATATCAATTCAGCACAAAATTAAAGCACTTTAAAGAAAACGAGATAATCGGAATTTATTATTTAGAAGCAAACTATCAGAACTCTAATAATGACAGTGATGTACTAATACAATTACTCTGAAGACTAAATTCCAACTTATGACCATGTAACagcaaaaaatgattttattaagaGGAATAAACAGAGACAAGGAGAAACGGTAACAATAAAAATCAGATGATGCAACTTACTTTGCCTTTAtacttttccagagaaacagttCTTCCTTTTGCATCCTTCACTTCAAAGGCATAAAAGCTGTTGATTTTAGGTTTGAGGAATTTTAGTTGTAGAAGAAATAGCGTTACTGTGCATAGAACCATAGACAGCAAAACTGCAAATACCTTTGCTCTGGGCCCGGAACATTTTAGCGGGTAAGCTGCAAGAGGCTCCATGTTGGAGGATTCTAGAGGGACGTCTCAGCAGACTGGAATTCAAGGAGGAGCTGAAACTTGAAACCGGATTAGTTTAACGGAAAACCAggaaggacagactgcctgcctTCACTGCTAAGGAACAGAAAGACCCCTTCTCAGAGGGGGGAATGAAGCGAAACTCCTGAATGAAGCAAGGAGCTCTACAGAATTTCAAAGTATTTGTGatgtaattataatttttgctaGAAAAATCAGGACATTTTTGGTAGGTCTTTGACATTCTccctacaaagaaaatattttgccagCAGATGGTGCTCTTGTAACTTGAAAGCTATGGAGGGCTCATCCCCATGCTAAGCATCCTGTGTATTTATTGAACAACTGGTTGCAGAGGATACAGTACAATGCTCAGCAATAGTTTAGAATGTAGATTAAATGTGACCTACTCATATGATGTATGGCCTGAAGGACGTTACTATTACATGTATGGATTAAACATGGTATATGAGTTCAGGAAATTTGTAGTGGAAAGAGCAGTGAAATATCTGAAAAGGCTATTTACCCTGACTCATCTAGCTAAGGCAATCACATACCAGGTGAATACAgtcaaaataaatatgttaaaaacagTGAAGGTGTTTAAAAAGCCCTTCTTTATCATAAAGCAAACTATAGtccagtgtttttcaaatttctgaTCATGACCCGCAGTTGGCAGTGCACTTTACAACGTAACtgggtacaaacacacacaactgAAAAACAACACTTCTGCTTTGAACTGTGATGCACCCCCACCTgttgcatttttaaacaacccAGTTCTGACCTATCAAAATGATTTCATCATTCACCAGTGCACTGCAACCTATAGATAGAAAAaactgaggccgggcatggtggcttgcacctgtaatcccagcattttgggaggcctacatgggaggatcacttgagcccaggagttcaagaccaacttgggcaagaaagcgagacccctgtctctaaatttttttttttttttttttttttttttttttttttttttttttttttaaattagctggttgtggtggcgcatgcctgtggtcccaattaTACAggtggctaaggtgggaggattgcttgatcccagggggctgaggctgcagtgagtcgtgttTGTagcactgcattgcagcctgggtgacagagtgggactgtcTTAAGatcaaaacaaaagaagagtgaaaaaagaaaaaattgaactcCATAATAAAGTAGTAATTTAGCAGTTAAGTAAGGCAATTCTACCAAGAAAACCctgaaaacaaacaaagcctGCAAAATCCACCTCTACTTGGGTACATCAGCtaattgcttcattttttttctctttatttccccCCACTGGCTGTTGCCTGGCACAGGCAGCCTAACTTTGCTGTTGCTAACGGTCATGAATTTTAGGGGTGGGTATGGGGAGGCAATTGAAGGTTGCATATCTTAAAAGCCATTCACTTTCAATTCTGCTCTGTTTAAGACTCACAGCAAGATCTGGATGAAGGGGCATTATTCCATTTGATCATGATGTGTTTCCAGAAAGTGCAGGGAATGAGCTGAGATGCTTGTGGAGTGCCCTTCCTATCACTTAGCTTGTGGATCTTCAGAGAGGGTACTCAGGACGCTCCCTGCTCTTCAGGTGCCCGCTCTGTGGCATGTGTGTTTTTGGGTGGCTGAGCAAAACCCATAGCCTACTGTGCAAAACCTGTGAGAAAAACCACTCTACTCCTACTCTCATGGCCCAGTAAGAATGGATacagtagaaaaagaaatgactatGCGGAAAGtattcccttttaaacataattcCTAGTAAAGAACAAAAGTGTATCACTTCCTGATAATTTTACTTTGGTGTTCTCTGGCTGAATTGTTTAAAAAGTCAAGTCCCTGTGTTTATATGACATGAACACTGCAATGTTACTTAAGCTCTCTGGCCTTGCTCTCTAAGTGGGATCTGGGACTTTCCACAATACCATCACCTGGGCATTTGTTAGAAACACAGCATCTTGGGCCCCACCCCTTACTTCCCGAGTCAGAATCTGTACTTTTGCAAGATCTCCTCATGACACATACACACGTTTAAGTTTGAGAACCTCTAGACCTCAGCCTTTTTTTGGTTTCAGAGCATCAAGAGTCTTtgatttctctgttttccatagtggatgTGTTTCATGTCTCTATGAATACACGAGATATTTTAACTCCTCAGGCTGTACAAGCAAATGGCTCAGgagcatgcattttaaaattaattcatagaATACCTGCTATAATTTGAGCCATGTAAACCCAACTTGTTATAACTGTGTTTTGAGGTGGAAAGAGAGTGATTTATCTCTGGCAGGGATGTTGACTGACCACTGCTTCAGCAGGGCCCCACAGGGTGATATTATTTGGATAAAATCACTGTGATAATTTCTAGTCCACTGTTTTATAAGCACAGAAACTCTTATCAAGTGATCCAGAGATGAATGGATTTGAAAAGGCCAAAATTATGCTGTTACAAACTTGCATGTGATTGCTGAATAAGCCAGTTTTTACAaccagaaataaaacattatgcaGGCCTGATGTTGAGGTTGGTTTGACCACAAAATTCCATATTGTATGAATACAACTTTGAAAACTTACGTGTATGTCTCCTGTCAAGGATGAAATCAGAGCCAGTTTGTTAACTTAATGTTCCTAAGGCTTAAGAGCTTCAAATAATGAAGGCATGATATATAAATTTTCACATTGGCCCATTAACCAAACATTCAGACAGCACTTTGGAGAACTCATGTGCTGGACAGCATTGGATGAACACAGATTTTGACCCTGGCACACCTCTTCTTTGTTGTTTTGGCAGTCTTTCTCTGCATACAGTTTGACGTCATCATCTCTCAGCCTTCTGGGGATCTGCCATCATTGTTTTCATGTTCTGTCTATACTAACTCTATTCTGAGACTATAGATATATCAAAATGGCACATTTCTCTGCGTAAGGGGTAATATGTTAGAAAAAACACCAGCACTCTTTCAGTAAATGAAGGAAGGCTTCTTACAGGAGGGGAAGAGATTGATGAGTTCATGGTGAAGGCAGGAGGAAGCTACCGGGTCAAGAATGGGATAAAGCAGTTGACTCAGTTATCAACCAACTCAGGCACTGGAAAGGATACAAATAAGGTGTAAGGGAAGGAGCCAGCCTCATGCAAATGTAAAATCAATTTTGGAAATATGAGAACACACATGAAACAGGGAAGGATTACAAGGCAGCAAATAACTTAGTGCTAAATAaatgacttgttttttttttttttttttgagacagagtcttgctctgtcagctagactggagtg is a window from the Rhinopithecus roxellana isolate Shanxi Qingling chromosome 3, ASM756505v1, whole genome shotgun sequence genome containing:
- the GPX8 gene encoding probable glutathione peroxidase 8 isoform X1, giving the protein MEPLAAYPLKCSGPRAKVFAVLLSMVLCTVTLFLLQLKFLKPKINSFYAFEVKDAKGRTVSLEKYKGKVSLVVNVASDCQLTDRNYLALKELHKEFGPSHFSVLAFPCNQFGESEPRPSKEVESFARKNYGVTFPIFHKIKILGSEGEPAFRFLVDSSKKEPRWNFWKYLVNPEGQVVKFWRPEEPIEVIRPDIAALVRQLIIKKKEDL
- the GPX8 gene encoding probable glutathione peroxidase 8 isoform X2; this translates as MEPLAAYPLKCSGPRAKVFAVLLSMVLCTVTLFLLQLKFLKPKINSFYAFEVKDAKGRTVSLEKYKGKILQRRNQGGIFGSILSTLRVKL